One Streptomyces sp. P9-A2 DNA window includes the following coding sequences:
- a CDS encoding 4-hydroxy-3-methylbut-2-enyl diphosphate reductase, translated as MGRMTASPGRRVLLAAPRGYCAGVDRAVIAVEKALEQYGAPVYVRHEIVHNKYVVQTLEKKGAVFVERTEEVPPGSIVMFSAHGVAPVVHEEAARGLLATIDATCPLVTKVHKEAVRFADEDYDILLIGHEGHEEVIGTSGEAPDHIQLVDGPEDVAKVEVRDPSKVVWLSQTTLSVDETMETVDALKDKFPQLISPPSDDICYATQNRQLAVKQMGAEADLVIVVGSRNSSNSVRLVEVAKLAGARDAHLVDFADEIDESWLEGVSTVGLTSGASVPEILVEQVLEWLAQRGFEDVEIVKAAEESIIFSLPKELRRDLREEAAALVAERGGTGPGEAPASA; from the coding sequence ATGGGACGCATGACCGCTTCGCCTGGCCGCCGTGTCCTGCTCGCCGCCCCCCGGGGCTACTGCGCGGGCGTGGACCGCGCCGTGATCGCCGTCGAGAAGGCCCTGGAGCAGTACGGGGCCCCCGTCTACGTCCGGCACGAGATCGTGCATAACAAGTACGTGGTGCAGACCCTGGAGAAGAAGGGCGCCGTCTTCGTCGAACGGACGGAGGAGGTGCCGCCGGGCAGCATCGTCATGTTCTCCGCGCACGGCGTGGCCCCCGTCGTCCACGAGGAGGCCGCGCGCGGCCTCCTCGCCACCATCGACGCGACCTGCCCGCTGGTCACCAAGGTGCACAAGGAAGCGGTCCGGTTCGCGGACGAGGACTACGACATCCTCCTGATCGGGCACGAGGGCCACGAAGAGGTCATCGGCACCTCCGGTGAGGCCCCCGACCACATCCAGCTCGTCGACGGCCCCGAGGACGTCGCCAAGGTCGAGGTCCGTGACCCGTCGAAGGTCGTCTGGCTCTCCCAGACCACCCTCTCGGTGGACGAGACCATGGAGACCGTCGACGCCCTCAAGGACAAGTTCCCCCAGCTCATCTCCCCGCCCAGCGACGACATCTGCTACGCCACGCAGAACCGTCAGCTCGCGGTCAAGCAGATGGGCGCCGAGGCGGACCTGGTCATCGTGGTCGGCTCCCGGAACTCCTCCAACTCCGTGCGGCTCGTCGAGGTCGCCAAGCTCGCGGGTGCCCGCGACGCCCACCTGGTGGACTTCGCCGACGAGATCGACGAGTCCTGGCTGGAGGGCGTCTCCACGGTCGGCCTCACCTCGGGCGCCTCGGTGCCGGAGATCCTGGTCGAGCAGGTCCTGGAATGGCTCGCGCAGCGCGGCTTCGAGGACGTCGAGATCGTCAAGGCCGCCGAGGAGTCCATCATCTTCTCGCTGCCGAAGGAGCTGCGCCGCGACCTGCGCGAGGAGGCGGCGGCCCTGGTGGCGGAGCGCGGTGGCACCGGGCCGGGAGAGGCCCCGGCGTCGGCGTAG
- the ppgK gene encoding polyphosphate--glucose phosphotransferase: MQIFGVDIGGSGIKGAPVDLDKGDLARERCKVLTPQPSTPDAVADGVKEVVDHFGWTGPVGVTFPGVVTDGTTIRSAANVDKSWVDTDARVLLGDRLGGLPVTVVNDADAAGVAEMHFGAAKGRRGTVILLTFGTGIGSAVFVDGVLVPNTELGHLELHGHEAEKRASSKAREDHELTWEHWAHRVQKYLAHVEMLFSPELFVIGGGVSRKSEKFLPHIEGIKAEIVPAQLQNNAGIVGAAMRAATGV; this comes from the coding sequence ATGCAGATCTTCGGTGTGGACATCGGCGGGTCCGGGATCAAGGGTGCCCCGGTCGACCTGGACAAGGGGGACCTGGCGCGGGAACGCTGCAAGGTCCTCACCCCTCAACCGTCCACGCCGGACGCGGTGGCCGACGGGGTCAAGGAGGTCGTGGACCACTTCGGCTGGACCGGCCCGGTCGGGGTCACTTTCCCGGGCGTGGTCACCGACGGCACCACGATCCGTTCGGCGGCCAACGTCGACAAGAGCTGGGTCGACACCGACGCGCGGGTCCTGCTCGGCGACCGCCTCGGCGGTCTGCCCGTCACCGTCGTCAACGACGCGGACGCGGCGGGCGTCGCCGAGATGCACTTCGGTGCCGCGAAGGGCCGCCGGGGCACGGTCATCCTGCTGACGTTCGGTACGGGCATCGGCAGCGCCGTGTTCGTGGACGGCGTCCTGGTTCCCAACACGGAACTCGGCCACCTGGAGCTGCACGGCCACGAGGCGGAGAAGCGGGCCTCCAGCAAGGCCCGGGAGGACCACGAGCTGACGTGGGAGCACTGGGCGCACCGGGTGCAGAAGTACCTGGCCCACGTGGAGATGCTGTTCTCGCCGGAGCTGTTCGTGATCGGTGGCGGCGTCAGCCGCAAGTCCGAGAAGTTCCTGCCCCACATCGAGGGCATCAAGGCCGAGATCGTCCCGGCGCAGTTGCAGAACAACGCGGGCATCGTGGGAGCGGCGATGCGGGCGGCCACAGGCGTGTAG
- a CDS encoding exodeoxyribonuclease VII small subunit: MTSKTEQAGQADRTGQAEAAAEALGYEQARDELIEVVRRLETGGTTLEESLALWERGEELAKVCRSRLDGARARLDAALAEETAGAGRAEDGDGGR; encoded by the coding sequence ATGACCAGCAAGACGGAGCAGGCGGGGCAGGCGGACCGGACGGGGCAGGCGGAGGCCGCGGCCGAGGCTCTCGGGTACGAGCAGGCGCGGGACGAGCTGATCGAGGTCGTACGCCGTCTGGAGACGGGCGGTACGACGCTGGAGGAGTCGCTCGCGCTGTGGGAGCGGGGCGAGGAGCTCGCCAAGGTGTGCCGGAGCCGGCTGGACGGGGCACGGGCCCGGCTGGACGCGGCACTCGCGGAGGAGACCGCCGGCGCTGGACGGGCGGAGGACGGGGACGGGGGGCGGTAG
- the xseA gene encoding exodeoxyribonuclease VII large subunit, which yields MAVNTSAEAPIPVGEVSRLIGGWIDRLGAVWVEGQITQLSRRPGAGVVFMTLRDASHDISVGVTCYRQVFDAVSDVVGEGARVVVHCKPEWYAPRGQLSLRAAEIRPVGVGELLARLEQLKKSLAREGLFAPERKKPLPFLPRLIGLVCGRASAAERDVLENARRRWPAVRFEVRNVAVQGVHAVPQVVQAVKELDAVDEVDVIVVARGGGSVEDLLPFSDEQLVRTVADCRTPVVSAIGHEPDNPLLDHVADVRASTPTDAAKRVVPDVGEEYERVRLLRDRARRCVQAFVDREERGLAQALARPSMEAPHRMIDGRTEEVTALLDRARRSLRHQLDRTDSELTHTHARVVALSPAATLKRGYAVLQRADGNAVRDPGEVEAGEVLRARVSEGEFSVRVDA from the coding sequence ATGGCTGTCAACACGTCTGCGGAAGCGCCCATCCCGGTCGGTGAGGTGTCCCGGCTCATCGGGGGATGGATCGACCGGCTCGGCGCGGTGTGGGTCGAGGGGCAGATCACCCAGCTGTCGCGGCGACCGGGCGCCGGGGTGGTGTTCATGACGCTGCGGGACGCCTCGCACGACATCTCCGTCGGCGTGACCTGCTACCGGCAGGTGTTCGACGCCGTCTCCGATGTCGTCGGCGAGGGCGCGCGGGTCGTGGTGCACTGCAAGCCCGAGTGGTACGCCCCGCGCGGGCAGCTGTCGCTGCGAGCCGCCGAGATCAGGCCGGTCGGGGTCGGGGAGCTGCTCGCGCGCCTCGAGCAGCTGAAGAAGTCCCTCGCGCGGGAGGGCCTTTTCGCCCCCGAGCGGAAGAAACCACTGCCGTTTTTGCCGCGGCTGATCGGGCTGGTCTGCGGACGCGCCTCGGCCGCCGAGCGGGATGTACTGGAGAACGCCCGCCGCCGCTGGCCCGCCGTCCGCTTCGAGGTGCGCAATGTCGCCGTGCAGGGTGTGCACGCGGTGCCGCAGGTCGTCCAGGCCGTGAAGGAGCTGGACGCGGTCGACGAGGTGGACGTGATCGTCGTGGCACGGGGCGGGGGCAGCGTGGAGGACCTGCTGCCGTTCTCCGACGAGCAACTGGTGCGGACGGTGGCGGACTGCCGTACGCCGGTCGTCTCCGCGATCGGGCACGAGCCGGACAACCCGCTCCTGGACCACGTCGCCGACGTACGGGCCTCCACTCCGACGGACGCGGCCAAGAGGGTCGTCCCGGACGTGGGCGAGGAGTACGAGCGGGTGCGGCTGCTGCGCGACCGTGCGCGGCGCTGCGTCCAGGCGTTCGTCGACCGGGAGGAGCGGGGGCTGGCGCAGGCGCTGGCCCGGCCCTCGATGGAGGCACCGCACCGGATGATCGACGGGCGGACCGAGGAGGTCACCGCGCTGCTCGACCGGGCCCGGCGCTCCCTGCGGCACCAGCTGGACCGAACCGACTCCGAGCTGACGCACACGCACGCGCGCGTGGTGGCCCTCTCCCCCGCCGCGACGCTCAAACGCGGGTACGCCGTGCTGCAGCGGGCCGACGGGAACGCCGTGCGTGATCCGGGCGAGGTGGAGGCCGGTGAGGTGTTGCGGGCACGGGTGTCCGAGGGCGAGTTCAGTGTCCGAGTCGATGCGTAG
- a CDS encoding DUF4287 domain-containing protein, with translation MTDTVKGPASYFPSIEKKYGRPIAEWKELIRSSPLVKHMELVAWLKAEHGLGHGHANALVAHTLAEGNAR, from the coding sequence ATGACCGACACCGTCAAAGGACCCGCCAGTTACTTTCCGTCGATCGAGAAGAAGTACGGCCGTCCGATCGCGGAGTGGAAGGAACTGATCCGCTCCTCACCGCTCGTCAAGCACATGGAGCTGGTCGCCTGGCTCAAGGCCGAGCACGGCCTGGGGCACGGTCATGCGAACGCCCTCGTCGCCCACACGCTGGCCGAGGGCAACGCCCGGTAG
- a CDS encoding DUF6542 domain-containing protein, whose protein sequence is MEQHSTRPAQHGPPRERPPRPPQPPRPPLPPQAGRAPGGGVARAARPAPPAQRRPAPALRGPAPTPRPTPSPAARRPPNPRLTGLGGGLFCGLVMLTLGFLVALLFGMSQTVYGVLFLPVCVLTALWVREGDLLTAPVVVPISFALGLAPVADEGDGGIGGRLMGMVTGLATQAGWLYGGTLVACAIVLGRRMRMIRTINRRTAAARSRVQA, encoded by the coding sequence GTGGAGCAACACAGCACGCGACCTGCTCAGCACGGACCGCCACGTGAGCGGCCTCCCCGGCCGCCCCAGCCACCCCGGCCGCCGCTGCCTCCGCAGGCGGGACGGGCCCCCGGGGGCGGTGTCGCGCGCGCCGCCCGGCCCGCCCCCCCGGCGCAGCGCAGACCCGCTCCGGCCCTCCGAGGGCCCGCGCCGACCCCCCGGCCCACCCCCTCCCCCGCGGCCCGGCGGCCGCCGAACCCCCGGCTCACCGGGCTCGGCGGAGGCCTCTTCTGCGGGCTCGTGATGCTGACGCTCGGGTTCCTCGTCGCACTGCTGTTCGGAATGTCCCAGACCGTGTACGGCGTGCTCTTCCTGCCGGTGTGCGTGCTCACCGCGCTGTGGGTGCGTGAGGGGGACCTGCTCACCGCGCCCGTGGTCGTCCCGATCTCCTTCGCCCTGGGCCTGGCCCCGGTCGCCGACGAGGGCGACGGCGGGATCGGCGGCCGGCTCATGGGCATGGTGACGGGACTCGCCACCCAGGCCGGCTGGCTGTACGGGGGGACCCTGGTCGCCTGTGCGATCGTGCTCGGCCGGCGGATGCGCATGATCCGTACGATCAACCGGCGGACCGCTGCCGCCCGGAGCCGGGTCCAGGCCTGA